Proteins encoded together in one Telopea speciosissima isolate NSW1024214 ecotype Mountain lineage chromosome 4, Tspe_v1, whole genome shotgun sequence window:
- the LOC122659525 gene encoding ethylene-responsive transcription factor ERF086-like has protein sequence MSTSYTVKTEETNSTLAGFSKTQSNTPSSQSNERRGRRKQAEPGRFLGVRRRPWGRYAAEIRDPTTKERHWLGTFDTAHEAALAYDRAALSMKGTQARTNFIYSDNTNFHSLLTPFDAQPFLQPSLFLANANASPQVTTTQTSTDQCKPKASNESDSINDNFFFSSDFESGYLESILPDKYLKNASKPTNLSVHDCSSFSTFSETQNPIMMVPSPLEVQHHSNNNNNTASMENLNGSAKDLGLNYTNNNLPFLEEFNNGFWGYEQSWELATAMEENPLMVEDEFLNGTFYPYIDSPGYGFMPPQITTPSETFNSPPLSSCSDVIDLGYSLF, from the coding sequence ATGTCCACTTCCTATACCGTCAAAACAGAAGAAACCAACTCTACTCTGGCTGGTTTCTCTAAAACCCAATCCAACACACCTTCATCCCAGTCTAatgagaggagaggaagaagaaaacaagcaGAGCCAGGGAGGTTTCTCGGCGTAAGGCGCCGCCCTTGGGGAAGATATGCTGCTGAAATCAGAGACCCTACAACCAAGGAGAGGCACTGGCTTGGGACCTTTGATACTGCTCATGAAGCAGCTCTTGCTTATGATAGAGCTGCTCTCTCCATGAAAGGAACCCAAGCAAGAACTAACTTCATTTACTCTGACAATACCAACTTTCACTCCCTCCTCACACCTTTTGATGCTCAACCCTTCTTACAACCTTCACTGTTCCTTGCCAATGCCAATGCAAGCCCTCAGGTCACTACCACACAAACCAGCACTGACCAGTGTAAGCCTAAAGCTTCCAATGAGTCAGATTCCATTAATGAtaacttctttttctcttctgaTTTTGAGTCAGGTTACCTAGAGAGTATCCTTCCTGATAAGTACTTGAAAAATGCTTCAAAACCCACAAATTTAAGTGTCCATGATTGTAGTAGTTTCAGCACTTTCTCTGAGACACAGAACCCAATCATGATGGTTCCTTCTCCTCTGGAAGTTCAACATcatagcaacaacaacaacaatacaGCTTCAATGGAAAACTTGAATGGATCAGCAAAGGATTTGGGTTTGAACTACACCAATAATAATCTCCCTTTTTTGGAAGAGTTTAataatgggttttggggttatGAGCAGTCATGGGAGCTTGCTACTGCAATGGAGGAGAACCCATTAATGGTGGAAGATGAGTTTCTTAATGGAACTTTCTACCCTTACATTGACAGTCCTGGGTACGGGTTCATGCCACCTCAGATTACTACTCCTTCTGAAACTTTTAATTCTCCACCACTTTCCTCTTGTAGTGATGTGATAGACTTGGGTTACTCTTTATTTTGA